Proteins encoded together in one Catalinimonas alkaloidigena window:
- a CDS encoding response regulator, which yields MKHPIIVIEDSEEDFYTLQRTFQKAEITHPIQRFSNGDEALHYFLETTQATDSPALILLDLNLPGTDGRQLLQELKTNARWKITPVIVLSSSINPKDIQDCYQLGANVYMAKSLDLATFREQIQTLKRYWLDFAKLPQPYFAN from the coding sequence ATGAAGCACCCCATCATCGTTATCGAAGACAGCGAAGAGGACTTCTACACGCTTCAGCGTACGTTTCAGAAGGCTGAGATCACGCACCCGATCCAGCGCTTCTCGAACGGCGACGAAGCCCTGCACTATTTTCTGGAAACCACCCAGGCGACCGATTCGCCCGCGCTTATTCTGCTGGACCTGAACCTGCCGGGCACCGACGGGCGTCAGCTCCTTCAGGAACTCAAAACCAACGCCCGCTGGAAAATTACGCCGGTGATCGTGCTCAGTTCGTCGATCAACCCCAAAGACATTCAGGACTGTTACCAGCTCGGTGCCAATGTGTACATGGCCAAATCGCTCGATCTGGCTACGTTCCGTGAACAAATCCAAACGTTGAAACGCTACTGGCTTGACTTTGCAAAGCTGCCTCAGCCGTACTTTGCAAATTAA
- a CDS encoding ATP-binding protein: protein MPAAPRNLLQESDYLSAPVDLTNCDREPIHIPGQIQPHGLLLTYDPTLQTIQQVSQNWDTYGPGMAQNLLQAPMAQVFTSSACATLQRFVEQAHQEARGSTLVTLHLIGKEAPYEAVVHLSEGLVVVELEEVASQDQPLPFSRINNIFTYLEEASSVEVLCQRGADTLRDLTGFDRVMVYKFLEDDHGWVIAEAKDHALEPFLDLHYPASDIPVQARALYLRNRLRFIPDIHYTPQAILPAENPRTGHPLNLTFSVLRSVSPIHIEYLRNMGVGASMSVSIIKDGKLWGLFACHHSKPHRVPQHVRQACELFSHTFAARLAERQTEEERGYHIKARMVQKQLLQQMTQAPVFTDGLYRDETTLLDLVRAEGAAICFEDQIISLGQTPAEHHIRHLVEWLQRRNLPDVYATHALSHDWPEGLAMKEKASGILAISISKIQGDYLVWFRPEVLETVTWAGQPTKGEVAENGEVRLSPRLSFQAWKQSVEHQAQPWLPYEIESATAFRNIVIGIILRTSGELKLKADILSRLNRELAQSNDELDSFAYIASHDLKEPLRGIRNYANFLLEDYGTRFEEDGHSKLQTLVRLSQRMEELINSLLEFSRVGRLELSIRSIDLNQLVHDSIDFLQVFIKEHGAQVTVSQPLPTVTCDPIRVSEVFTNLITNAIKYNETDQPSVEIGYLAAESPEGIPTFYVKDNGIGVSERHFESIFRIFKRLHARDQYGGGTGAGLTIVKKIIDRHGGKIWLRSSPGQGSTFFFQLQPA from the coding sequence ATGCCTGCTGCCCCTCGCAATCTGTTACAAGAAAGCGACTACCTTTCTGCACCGGTCGACCTGACCAACTGTGACCGGGAACCCATTCACATTCCCGGTCAAATTCAGCCTCACGGGTTGCTGCTGACCTACGACCCAACGCTTCAGACCATCCAACAAGTCAGTCAGAACTGGGATACATATGGCCCTGGAATGGCCCAGAATCTGTTACAGGCCCCTATGGCCCAAGTGTTTACATCCAGCGCCTGCGCGACGCTGCAACGCTTCGTAGAACAGGCACATCAGGAAGCACGGGGCAGTACGCTGGTTACCCTGCACCTGATCGGCAAAGAGGCGCCTTACGAAGCCGTAGTTCATCTGAGCGAAGGTTTGGTAGTGGTGGAGTTGGAAGAAGTAGCGTCGCAGGATCAGCCGCTTCCATTTTCTCGCATCAACAACATTTTCACCTACCTGGAAGAAGCCTCTTCGGTCGAGGTGCTGTGCCAGCGGGGGGCCGATACCCTGCGGGACTTGACGGGATTCGACCGAGTAATGGTCTACAAATTTCTGGAAGACGACCACGGCTGGGTGATTGCCGAGGCGAAAGACCACGCGCTGGAGCCTTTTCTGGACCTGCATTACCCCGCGTCCGACATTCCGGTGCAGGCCCGTGCGCTTTACCTCCGCAACCGCCTGCGTTTTATTCCCGACATCCATTACACGCCTCAGGCGATTCTGCCTGCAGAAAATCCGCGGACCGGTCATCCGCTCAACCTGACCTTTTCGGTACTGCGCAGTGTGTCGCCCATCCACATCGAGTACCTGCGCAACATGGGGGTTGGGGCTTCCATGTCGGTGTCAATCATCAAAGACGGCAAGTTGTGGGGGCTTTTTGCGTGCCATCATAGCAAGCCACACCGTGTCCCGCAGCACGTACGCCAGGCATGCGAGCTGTTTAGCCACACCTTTGCCGCCCGGCTGGCCGAACGGCAGACCGAAGAAGAACGAGGCTACCATATAAAGGCGCGGATGGTACAAAAGCAGCTGCTCCAGCAAATGACCCAGGCGCCGGTGTTTACGGACGGATTGTACCGCGATGAAACCACTTTGCTGGACCTGGTCCGGGCCGAAGGCGCAGCCATCTGTTTCGAAGACCAGATCATTTCGTTGGGGCAAACGCCTGCCGAGCACCACATCCGGCACCTGGTCGAGTGGTTGCAACGGCGGAACCTGCCCGATGTCTACGCCACCCATGCCTTGTCGCACGACTGGCCCGAGGGCCTGGCTATGAAAGAGAAGGCCAGCGGCATCCTTGCTATTTCCATTTCCAAAATCCAGGGCGATTACCTGGTGTGGTTCCGGCCGGAAGTCCTCGAAACCGTCACCTGGGCAGGGCAACCGACCAAAGGCGAAGTCGCGGAAAACGGCGAGGTCAGACTCTCGCCCCGGCTCTCGTTTCAGGCCTGGAAACAATCGGTCGAGCACCAGGCCCAACCCTGGCTGCCGTACGAAATCGAATCGGCGACCGCCTTTCGCAACATCGTGATTGGCATCATCCTGCGGACCTCCGGCGAACTGAAGCTAAAAGCGGACATCCTGAGCCGTCTGAACCGGGAGCTGGCCCAAAGCAACGACGAACTCGATTCGTTTGCGTACATCGCGTCGCATGACCTGAAGGAACCGCTGCGGGGCATCCGCAACTACGCGAACTTTCTACTGGAAGACTACGGAACCCGCTTCGAAGAAGACGGCCACTCGAAGCTACAAACCCTGGTGCGGTTGTCGCAACGGATGGAGGAGCTCATCAATTCGCTGCTGGAATTCTCGCGGGTGGGGCGTCTGGAGCTTTCCATTCGCAGCATCGACTTAAATCAACTGGTGCACGACAGCATCGATTTTCTTCAGGTATTCATCAAAGAACATGGCGCTCAAGTCACTGTCAGCCAGCCACTTCCTACCGTCACCTGCGATCCGATCCGGGTCAGTGAGGTCTTTACCAACCTCATCACCAACGCCATCAAGTACAACGAGACCGATCAACCTTCCGTAGAAATCGGATATTTGGCGGCAGAATCGCCGGAGGGCATCCCGACGTTTTACGTAAAAGACAACGGAATTGGCGTGTCGGAACGACACTTTGAAAGCATCTTTCGTATTTTTAAGCGGCTACACGCCCGAGATCAATACGGAGGGGGTACGGGCGCTGGTCTGACGATCGTCAAAAAAATTATTGACCGACATGGTGGCAAAATCTGGCTCCGTTCGTCGCCAGGCCAAGGCTCAACTTTTTTCTTTCAACTTCAACCCGCGTAA
- a CDS encoding PP2C family protein-serine/threonine phosphatase, with protein sequence MTEETLTILIIDDNEEDVLIFRRYLTYATILGRTVRLVRAATGAEGMDLHDEHNPDCTFLDYRLPDMTGEELLKILMQRKKHNACFVMLTSSGNESVAASVMKHGALDYLNKAWISEEQLIKTVESALQRYQLQQELERQRNRLQKSNKKLRQQQKEMERLLTLLEQDNLRKTQELQAARQLQLSMLPQQSPRLDFLDIAMHMNTCDEVGGDYYDFKIDADGQLYLAVGDATGHGFRAGVVVATVKSYFHSLAGRIPSVELMKAISQGIKNLQTRGMYMGLRLVQIGPTRFVSTASGMPPLLYYQAAAQRVHIIEQRGLFLGSGLSHDIPSQRFSWEKGDVLLALTDGMIELFNADREQLSLERIIERFQQSVHHSAAQIIEHIVALGRSWSQGLPNEDDITLVVVRSA encoded by the coding sequence TTGACAGAAGAGACGCTCACGATCCTTATCATCGACGACAACGAAGAAGACGTTCTGATTTTTCGTCGTTATTTGACCTATGCTACCATTTTGGGACGTACCGTGCGTTTGGTGCGTGCCGCTACGGGTGCCGAAGGCATGGACCTCCACGACGAACACAACCCGGATTGTACCTTTCTGGATTACCGTTTGCCCGACATGACGGGCGAAGAGCTGCTGAAGATCCTGATGCAGCGTAAAAAACACAATGCGTGCTTTGTGATGCTGACCAGTTCGGGAAACGAGTCGGTCGCCGCCTCGGTGATGAAGCACGGCGCGCTCGATTACCTCAACAAGGCCTGGATTTCGGAAGAGCAGCTTATCAAAACGGTGGAGAGTGCCCTGCAGCGGTATCAGCTCCAGCAGGAACTTGAACGGCAACGCAACCGCCTGCAGAAAAGCAACAAAAAGCTTCGTCAGCAGCAGAAAGAGATGGAACGGCTCCTGACGCTTCTGGAACAGGACAACCTGCGCAAAACACAGGAATTGCAGGCGGCCCGCCAGTTGCAACTTTCGATGTTGCCCCAGCAATCGCCCCGGCTCGATTTTCTGGACATCGCCATGCACATGAACACCTGCGACGAAGTGGGCGGCGATTACTACGACTTCAAGATCGATGCTGACGGGCAACTGTACCTGGCGGTGGGCGATGCTACCGGCCACGGTTTTCGGGCCGGGGTGGTCGTAGCGACCGTGAAGAGCTACTTCCATTCGCTGGCCGGGCGGATCCCTTCCGTCGAGCTGATGAAGGCTATCTCGCAAGGGATCAAGAACTTACAAACCCGCGGCATGTACATGGGTCTTCGTTTGGTGCAGATCGGTCCCACACGCTTTGTCAGCACCGCCTCCGGAATGCCCCCCCTCCTCTACTATCAAGCCGCGGCGCAGCGGGTCCACATCATCGAGCAACGCGGACTTTTTTTGGGCTCAGGGTTGTCGCACGACATTCCTTCGCAGCGCTTTTCCTGGGAAAAAGGCGACGTTCTGCTGGCCTTGACCGATGGCATGATCGAACTGTTCAACGCCGATCGGGAACAACTCAGCCTTGAACGGATCATTGAGCGTTTTCAGCAATCGGTTCACCACTCCGCTGCTCAGATTATTGAGCATATCGTAGCCCTTGGGCGTAGTTGGTCACAAGGGTTGCCGAACGAAGACGATATCAC